A stretch of DNA from bacterium:
AGCATTTCCAATAGAATGAATTTCCTTAAAAATTTATTCAAGAAAAAAGAAAAGCCCCAACAAGAAGAAAAAGAATTAGACATAAAGCCTTTAATAGATGAATTTATAAGTTCAGAAAGGCTTTGGCTTATCAAATCAAGAAAGATTGTCGAAAATGCAGGCTTTATCCTCAATACATTGTTTGAAAGCACGATTAGCCCAAAGATGGGTCAAATGGAGATAATGGGGTTATTCTTTAAGATTAAAAAGAAAGTCCCGATGAATAAAGAGGCTGCCAGTGATATTCAAAAGCTCCTTAAGCTATTCCTTAAATTTTTGGAAGAAAAGGGGTTACTGACCGATGAGATGAAAAACGAAATGAGCAAAGAGATAGGCTTTGAGATTCCTCAAACTGTAAAGAGGGAAACCCCAAAGATAGGAAGAAATTCTCCCTGCTCTTGCGGAAGTGGAAAGAAATACAAGCTTTGCTGCGGAAGATAAATCCCTGTTGTTAAGGAAAGAAATTCAATTAAAAATTAGCAATGCAAAACTCAAAATGCAAAATGAACTTTACGGTAATTTTGAATTGATAATTGCTAATTTTGCATTGGACATTGAAATTACTCCTTCGTGGTTTAAT
This window harbors:
- a CDS encoding SEC-C metal-binding domain-containing protein, whose protein sequence is MNFLKNLFKKKEKPQQEEKELDIKPLIDEFISSERLWLIKSRKIVENAGFILNTLFESTISPKMGQMEIMGLFFKIKKKVPMNKEAASDIQKLLKLFLKFLEEKGLLTDEMKNEMSKEIGFEIPQTVKRETPKIGRNSPCSCGSGKKYKLCCGR